The Brachyhypopomus gauderio isolate BG-103 chromosome 12, BGAUD_0.2, whole genome shotgun sequence genome window below encodes:
- the fgf3 gene encoding fibroblast growth factor 3, translating to MVIIQLLLLLSFLYTSVQESLAVRVAGSPRAPCAGGRACDPRQRRDAGGRGGVYEHLGGAPRRRKLYCATKYHLQIHPNGKIDGSLEEDNPFSILEITAVDVGVVAIKGLFSGRYLAMNEKGRLYASEVFNKECEFLERIHELGYNTYASRHHSTTQPPSLGLSGGGSSGKRRALARKQWYVSINGKGRPRRGFKTRSTDKASLFLPRVLGNKDHEMVRLLESKQHQAGSHQARAGRPERRRRRHRGAKSPSRRAHTHREEPELPRETLSVKHAKQVKRGKPTLGTDDF from the exons ATGGTTATAATTCAGCTCTTGTTGTTGCTGAGTTTCTTGTATACAAGTGTGCAGGAGTCTCTGGCGGTGAGGGTGGCCGGGAGCCCGCGGGCGCCTTGTGCCGGGGGCCGGGCGTGTGACCCGAGGCAGCGGCGGGATGCCGGGGGACGCGGTGGGGTTTACGAACACCTCGGAGGAGCTCCGCGACGCAGAAAACTTTACTGCGCCACAAAATACCATTTGCAAATTCACCCAAATGGGAAAATAGACGGATCTCTTGAAGAGGACAACCCTTTCA GTATACTGGAGATCACTGCAGTTGATGTTGGAGTGGTAGCCATCAAGGGCCTGTTCTCTGGGAGATACTTAGCAATGAATGAGAAAGGTCGGCTATATGCCTCG GAAGTCTTTAACAAAGAGTGTGAGTTTCTGGAGCGGATCCATGAGCTAGGGTACAACACGTACGCGTCCAGACACCATTCCACCACACAGCCACCCTCTCTAGGGCTTAGTGGAGGTGGCAGCAGCGGTAAACGCAGAGCCCTTGCCAGGAAGCAGTGGTACGTCTCCATCAACGGCAAGGGCCGGCCCAGGAGGGGCTTCAAGACAAGGAGCACTGACAAAGCTTCCCTCTTCCTGCCCCGTGTCTTGGGCAACAAGGACCACGAGATGGTGCGTCTCCTGGAGAGCAAGCAACATCAGGCGGGCTCCCACCAGGCCCGCGCCGGCCGGCccgagaggaggaggagacggcACCGGGGAGCCAAGAGCCCCAGCagaagggcacacacacacagagaggagcCCGAGCTCCCGAGAGAAACTTTGTCTGTCAAACATGCCAAACAAGTAAAACGAGGAAAACCTACCTTGGGGACAGACGATTTTTAA